The window GTGCGTGTAGTCGTGCACTAATTCTAACTAATAATAGATGATATATAGTTTTTGCATGATTTGCTTATACCAAATCACCCGGGGAATTTCCTATTCCACACTGATTGCATTTAGTAGTGTTTCAATAGGAAAGGTGCACCCTCGcggaaatgggccggcccatatatGTGACAAGTTTTTTCGGCTCTTTGGAATGTTTCCTCTGAGTTTTTATATTTCTTGATTACTTTTactggtttttctttttaattaacTACTTTCTTTTCatgttcttttttatttttatcacCCCATTTCCCCTTCTTGTCTTATTTTTATGTTTCTTTTCATTTCTCCATTTCCAATTCATGATTTATTTCTGTACAATTTTTAACTCCCTTAAAAtacattaatatttttcaaattcataaacacTTTTTAAAATCTATGTATATTTTTTAATCAATGAGTATTTTGTTGTATTCATGAATTGTTTTAGTTCATGATTATTTTCAAAATTTATGAACATCATTTAAAATCCGTTaacttttttgaatttgtgaagttttttatatccatgaaaaacCGGAGTGGATTTTTCTCCTCGAGAGGAACCGACAGTTGCTGCTTTATTTGAGTGACCACAAAAAAGAGAATGGAACAAGACGAGCGAGCGGAGCAGAGCAATTAGAGTTATTGGGTCACGCCTATATACCCAACCGTAGGCGATATAGCGACATTCTGCCACAAGAAGCGTGGGATAGGAGTTTCCATCACCCGGATGGTAGCGAACAAAAGTGGCAGATGACATACGCAAACCCTATACAACGCTGAAGGTGCTAGTTACAACCTTATTCACTTTGTTCGGACTGCGTTTTCTTttatcttttctgtttctttttgcgTTTTGGTTTGTTTTCTCTATTTGGTTTGCAAACCTTTTTTCAAGTCCGTGAACATTTTTCAAGTCCATGAGCATTTTTAAATTCGTTTAGTGAACTTTTCCAAATTCATGGATTTTGTGCAAATGCATAAAGTTTTTTTAGTTCTCAAACCTTTTgaatttcatgaacattttaaatCCACAAAAGAAATCAAATTTGTGGACTTTTTTCAAACCAGTGAACAATTTTTATTTTACGGAATTTTGTAAAACTAAAAGAAATACCTCATTTTTTCTGCTTGGACCGGCAACTGACCACTGAAGGAGCAAAAAAAACGAACAACCCGTACATAGGTGCGGCATAGCAACTAATTGGAGGTTACCCCTTGTAGGGACATGTAGGGGTCGGTTTTGGTGCCCTAGAAGCACATCAAGTGGTGCGTCCAGCCGGTGCCACATGTCGCATGCTGGCCGCTTCCTTCGaaattctttatttttatttttctacaCGTGTTTTCGGGATTCAGATGTTTTTTCGTGTTttattgggatttttggtttttgcaCAGTTTTTTTCTAGATTTTcgaggggggggaggggggttcaTGATTTTTTTGCATGAAAAAAATAATAATTTGCGCTTCCACGAGAAACACAAATTTGATTCTCATGGAAGCACAAATTCGCTTCTCTGAGGAGCACAACCGTACTTctcgaaaagagaaaaaaagtGCTTCCACGAGAAGCATATATTTGGTTCTTTTGGAGTCACATATTTGCTTTCGTGAGAAGCATATCAGAAAGAGAAAAAAATCTATGCTCCCACGAGAAGCACATATTTTTTTTGACAGAAGGACTGTAAGGGAactccctacagtataattggtgcaacaagccCAAATTGCAAGTGcagtgccttgaacctgggtgggtgggaaggcatcagccccttcccaccactaggctatgccttagtctgcggagaagcacatatttgcttctcgtcGAGGCACCGATTTGCTTTCACGGGAGCACAATCATTCCTCTCGGaaggaaaaaaaattgtgcttccacgagaagcacatGGAGGCATAGATTTGCTTTCGCATGAAATACAATTGTGCTtcttgaaaatgaaaaaaataccgtGCTTCCAGCTCCAGGTTTGATCTTTCATTTATTTCTTCATGTGTTTCTTTCTCGTTTTTTAATTATTATCTGGTCTttgattttttctgttttttttgtgaaaaaaatcatTGAAATATATTGACATGAGATCTAGTTTAGAAAGTCTCAACACGAGAAATCGAACGGGGAAAATGGTTCGCTACTTAAACATACAGTtcaagagataaaaacattttgaatgaATGGATCTAAAAAAAGGAAAAGCTGTCAGGTTGAGACAAGTGGCGCATATGCAATGTGCTAGCTGTAAGCCCCGAGAAGTTGGAAGTGACCTTTGCAGAGTAACCCTTAACAAGCGATTCCTTGGTGCGAGAGTCAGTGGGTTGGCCCATGTCGCATGTCCTTTTTTTGGCCATAAGAATTGGCTACTATAGGGAACCATGTTAATGCAGCGATCTAGGTTACTACATCGGATCATTTTGAGATTTGAGAGTATTTCTGAaatgtgaacatattttgaaatttcaaactctttttgaaacacaaacatttttttaaataaattggacattttttaaattgtgaacaaaattttaaaagttTTCAGACCTTTTTTTTCAAAAGTCGAACATTTTTGAATCTGTGATCAATCTTTGAAAAactaaacatttttcaaaatttcgaAACATTTTCTGAAACcctatttttttaatttgtgaacaaattttataAAGCAGGACCTTTTTTTGAAATTATCGAACATTTTATGAATTTTGGAATAATTTTATaaaataatttttatttttttgaaaagtgGAACATTTTTAAAATCCAAATCTTTGATATTTTCCAAAATTTTATTTTTAAAATAAATATAAACAAGCAAAATAACTTTGTTTAAAAAAAGCTTATCAAAAGACAGAAGAAAAATCTTTTCAGGCTTATAAGCCAGCTCGCTCGCTCTCATGTTTCACCCACCAGTTTTCTGTTTTCCGTTGGTCTAGTAGGGAAAAGGCCGGCTGTTTTTTTTAAAGTTTGATGcatttaaaaaaatctaaaaattcaaaAGTTCACAAAAAAATGCTCCCGAattccaaaagggatcataaatttgaaaaagttcatataTTTGAGAAAAGTTGCCAAAGTTGAAAAGAAgttcacaattttttttaaaaaaatcatggatCTGAAAAAGGTTCAAAAAATTAAATAAATTCAAAAAACTGAGAAATGTCACAAAAAAGTTATTGAATTTGAAAAAACTTCGTAAAAGACCaaggaaaaattgaaaaaagttcacgacttgataaaatttgttattttgaagaaaaaaaatgcGAAACTGAAAATAGTCCATAAATCTAAAAAAAGATTTTAAACTTGAATGAAAGGTCAcatatttgaaaaaaagttcacaggTTTTGAAAAAGGTTCACGAATTTGTAAGGAAATGTCCATAGATTCGAAACAACTCTGGGAATttgaaaacttcatgaatttgACAAAAATGGTTTTTTTTGCAAAACCGAAATGTTGAGAAATTTGAAGAAGGCCATGAATTTGAACAAATTTTGTGAATTaggagaggaaaaaaaagaaaagaaaaaccagcCTAACCGAAAAACAATAGAAATGTAGGCTAGGAAATGCGCTGCTTTTTTTCTTGAGAGTTACATTTTCCACATAAGAAGAGAAAAAGGAAGCAAGTGGGTACATCAAGTAACCCGTTCCAGTTGATTACTACACCTTGAAGTAATCCATGAGGGTTGGAGTTTGAATCTCCCACGACGCACATTCTCTGAAGATtaaaagaaagaaaattaaaaagaaaatggGCCAAGCCCATGACAGAGGGGGGCGTGCGTCGGTTTGTGGATATGCCTTTAAGTGATGCTCTCATCACCGCCGAATAGGGTTGAAGATAAACAACTACTccttctgtaaagaaatataagagtgtttagatcactaaagcagTGAttcaaacgcttttatattagtttacggaggagtAGGATTCTTGAAAAAAGATATGCGTTCAAGATTCTGGCAGAGTTTGGGAGGAAGTCTGATCTGAAAGAATCGGCGGAAAGGACTGGGCCCCAAGGTCCTGTAGCACGTTCTATCCgctgaatgggccggcccatctcgtTCGCTCGCGCCCCTGTGCGTTTCAGAGACATTTTGCCGCCGCGAGCGAATTCCGATTCTTTTGGCGGATCCCCAATCGCACCTCCGCCTCCAAATTCAGTCCCCGTCGCCGCCTCCCTTTGGCTCTCTCCCTCCTAAAAATTCCGCAAATCCGTCGATCTCCCTCCGTTCCCCATTTCGAACCCCGCCAGAAAATCTCACCCCACACCCGCAAtgccgcccgcgcgccgccgctgccgcaccgCCCCCGCAGCCGGCGACGACGGGCctgccccctcctcctccgccgacCTCCTCGCCCTGGCCGCCACCCTCctccccgcccccgccgccgccgcagctctcANNNNNNNNNNNNNNNNNNNNNNNNNNNNNNNNNNNNNNNNNNNNNNNNNNNNNNNNNNNNNNNNNNNNNNNNNNNNNNNNNNNNNNNNNNNNNNNNNNNNNNNNNNNNNNNNNNNNNNNNNNNNNNNNNNNNNNNNNNNNNNNNNNNNNNNNNNNNNNNNNNNNNNNNNNNNNNNNNNNNNNNNNNNNNNNNNNNNNNNNNNNNNNNNNNNNNNNNNNNNNNNNNNNNNNNNNNNNNNNNNNNNNNNNNNNNNNNNNNNNNNNNNNNNNNNNNNNNNNNNNNNNNNNNNNNNNNNNNNNNNNNNNNNNNNNNNNNNNNNNNNNNNNNNNNNNNNNNNNNNNNNNNNNNCGCGATGGGACGACCTCCTCCGCCCGCTCGCGCTCCTGCACGACCGCCTCGCGGTCCTCGCCACCGAGGACCCTCCCGTCGCCGCGCTCGCCGCTTCCTGCTTCGAGCTCGCGTGGCGCGCCGGGGCTCCAGGGCGCGACGCGCTCGTCGCCCAGACCCTGCCTTACCTCTTCTCCCAGGCGCTCACCTCCGGCTCCAACGCCaggccgctcctccgccgcctcttcgCCCTCCGCGAGGCGCTGCCTCTGCTCGACTACACCGACGAGAGCATCTCGGACTTCAAGTTGCTCCTGCTGCGCTGCTTCGTGTCGCCCCACTTCCTCAAGGCCGAGGAAGGGAGGAAGCTCCTGGCGCTGGTGCTCGGGGTCAGCGAGGGGCTCGccagggaggggctggagctcataAGGGCCCAGGTGGGGATGATGCGAGGGAGGCGGGCGGCCGTGGTCGCCTACGGCGAGGTGGTGTTCAGAGCCTGGAAGGACGCAGGGTGGGTCAGAGGGGAGATCGGGGATGGGTTTCTGCAGGGGATGGTTGAGGCAGCAGTACATGCCGCTGAcaaggaggtggccagggctgccAGGAGGATACTGTGGGCTTTCGTCGAGCAGAAGGCGGTGGCTGGAGTTGAAAAGTTGGTCTTCAGGCTGTCCGAGCCTGTGCTGTTCCGGTCATTGCAGGTACGTGCATTGCCTTGCACTTCTCTGATGGGTGGTAGAACTATATGTTGGCTAGTGTTGATGCAAATTTGTACCAGAGGGAAGCGAGTATATATAACTGACTTGAAAAATGCTTGCTCTGCTGTTGATGAAATCACAATTCAAGTGATTTGTTGATGAATTATGATAGTACAATGTTTCGCTTAGGGAAGGTTTAAGAATGTCAGACGGCGGGCTCTGCTAAAATGCCTGGTCCTAGTAGTGTTATTCTCACACACATGCATGCTGCTACAATAACAAAACCAGTAGCTAACAGAGCTTCAAAGTACTCGCTGCTAACTGCCATAACAAACAAACAAAAAGGTTTAACTCGTCACATGACTGTAAACTTCAAAAGCGTCCACAATTTCACACGACTTCTCCACATGATACCTTAGCCTCTTAGTGTTTGTATCTCATGTTAGCTTGTTAATCTTCCCACAAGGGAAAGTCTACACAAAGATCAGGTTTCTGGACAAAATGAGATTGGTCGGTACTGTGATACTCTAGGTAACAGTTTGTCTACTGGAATTTATTCATGTCTAAAATAGCAATGCATAATCGCATATCAACATTTGATTAATGCATACTGAACAGTATTGAGTGATTCTATATAGGTAGGATGTCATGTATACTGTTGCTTTCAAATAACCCATCCACATTCCCAAAGCTGCATAGTCGGTCATCACTGTTTATGCTCTAGGTATGAGAGAAACATTACAACCTATAATTTTTTTAGAACAATGGCCAAGTTTACTGAATTCAATGGATTACTTGAAGTTTAGTTTGTACTCAGGAAGTTGTAATCACTTTTCATGTTTCACTTTTAACATGTATTTGTCAAGAAATAGTAGGTATGGAACACTTTAAGTTAGACATCCTTATGGCTATCTCAAGTGTCTACTTTGTGGCAGGTTGCGAACTCTAATGTTCGCCATAATGCTTTACATCTTCTACTGGATTTATTTCCCCTCGAAGACCCAGATGTGACAAAGGATGTCAATGATCCTCTGTTAGAGAAGCAGTTCTTCCTGCTAGACAAACTTCTCATAGATGACTGCCCAGAAATACGGGCAGTCGCAGTTGAAGGAATTTGCCGTATTCTTAACCAGTTTTGGGAAGTTATTCCATCGCCAACCATTTCAAAAAATTTGAGTAAAATTGTTGATGACATGTCCAAAGATTCTTGCAATGAAGTTCGTCTATCAACACTGAATGGCCTGATATACTTGCTTGACAATCCACAAAGTCATGACATACTGAAAGTGCTACTTCCAAGATTAAGCGATATGGTTTCTGATCCTGCTTTATCTGTCAGAGCTGCTGCTGTAGATCTCCTGTTAACTATTCGTGATCTTCGatctttccaatacaataaggtatGGTACATAGTTATTGCATGCATATCTTGATTTACACTGTAACCTAGCTGACCTTTGCATTTACAGAACTTTCAATTTGAGCAAATAGGCTAGCGTATATTTGGATATTTCTGGGTAGGAGTTTAATACACACTTTTCTGTTCAGGTTGTTGGTTTGGGTACTCTATTGTCTTCACTTGCAGATGATCATCCCCGTGTTGCTAAAAAAATCACAAAGCTTCTCATTCCTTCTTACTTTCCATCTAAGTTGCCTTTAAAAGAAGCATGTGATCGCTGCATTGCACTCATAAAGAGATCGCCAGCAGCTGGGGCAAGGTTTTGTGAATTTGCTCTGTCCGAAGGATCATCCTCGCAGCGTCTTGTTGGGCTTATTAAAGTCTCTATTAGTCGGGCATTGTCACCATCAGGATTGAATTCAGAGCAGACTGATGGTCTTGTTGTTGCTTCCGCCAAACTAATAAAAAGCTTATCTGACGAGGGCTCTAATTTGGTTGCTTTGAGAGAGTGCTTTGCAAATGCTAAACTGAAGCTGCTCTTTAAAACTGCAGTTTCTGATGGTGCCCAGGCTGCTCTTCTCAGCATGGTGCCAGTGGTATCACCTGATGATCTATGTGTGTTACATATCGAATGCATGAATATAGTTGTGAATGCTGCGGTGACTTCCAAGCAGGAAGAATGTCAAGAAGCATTGTTGGCAGCGCATAAGTTGGTACATTTGAGTGGCCGTTCTGATGAAATGTTTGAAGAATTGACTAATATTTTGCAATCTAAAGCCTCTTATTTTTCTGGGATTTATGGACTCGAACCTCCATCATGCCCTGTTGCATCTACAAAGAGGAAGAAAGGGAAGTCGCTTAAGAAAACGCCAGCAAGGTCTGACGATGTGGTTGGAAATAGGTCATCCACACCAGTAATCCTGAATAATGAAGAACTTGCTGCTGTAGGGGGAGCAGCATGGCAGCTTAATGAAATACTAAAAGCTGAGGAGATGAGAGCTGCTTTTGTGCAATCTTATGCAGAAATTGCATTTTCTTCTCTGAAGGTCATTTCTCAAGTGTACATTGAGCAGTGCCTACATTTTGAATCTCTAGACCTCAGTCCAGTGTTGGCTTATTTGAGTTTGGCTACATATAGTGCTCTTCAGGATGTTGATCAAACGGATATGAGCTGCTCTGAGGTGAGTCGATTTACGCAGTGCCACCACACCTGTTATCTTGTTGTTAAACCGTACTTATCTGGTTATGCATCAATAGGAACAAATCTAAGATTCGTTGATTGCACACTGTTATCTTAGATAGCTTTCCATAGATCTGTGTGAATATTATTCAGTATTTGTATTGAATATTTTGCTAGTCTCATTGTAAATTTCATCTTGTGTCAGTCGACAATTGTCAACCAGTCACTGGACCATCTGCTgagatgctatgatagatttgtaaaTGGATCTGTTACTGTTTCCACCAACTCAACTTCAACATTGAACAAGAATAAGGAATCTGCAGAACATAAACATCAGCAGCATGTCACCCCTGAAGGTATGTCTTCACAAAACCCATACAAGCTCTTTATGTGGTAATCCTCTTTAAATTGATTGTTTATTCATCAACTCAAGTGAGTATCTGATGTTCTgatagcatgcaaagagtgtaaatACAAATTTCATGTTTAAAATCATCGTTATCTGTGCAAATTGTATCAATGCTGCATAATTTCTCGGTCAAAAAAATCCTGCATAATTTTTCTTATTACCTCATAAATAAGTAAGTGATGCATCTTGTGCAGGAAATCCAGTGGAATGCACAATAAATGTGATTATGCTTGGTACTTCAATTCTTAAGTTCATTGTCGATACGACAACCATCAAGCTGGTCAATGAGAGTAAAGTAAGATGTGTCGGATTTGCATCATCTTACACAAAATATGCAGTGTCAGCCATGAAAAGGCACAGTGTGGTCTCATCTTTCAATGGGGATGATCTGAAAGACATACTGATCCTTACACGAAGCTCCTTCACTTACGCAGCCAAGCTGCTTCATTTGGTGCTAGCAAGCTCAACCGAGTCAGCGAGTCCCCCAGAGGAGGCCTTCCTCCTTGCCAATAATCTTCTTGATCTTGTACCTGCTGTAGAATCCTTTGCAGGCCCGAGATATGCTCTCACACTAGTTTCTGCTGTAAAACAGTGGCTGCCAGTCCTGATATTGGGTCTTGGATGCCGCTGGTTGATTGGGCCAGAAAGTGAGATGGCTACCAAGATGTGCAACTTGGGTGACGCTGAATTACCGTTGTGGGTTGCTGCTCTGGCCAAGAATGAGCTACTTGAGGCGGAAGAACCTAGGGAGGATGATCAGAGTGAGCAGGGCAACGAGCACGAGGAGTCACCGTCATCCAAAAAGCTAGCAGAATTGATGGTGAACCTGCTGAATAAAGGAAGCCCTAAGATCCTGGATTCCTTCGGTGGCATTTTGCTTTCCAACCTTCAGTTGGCGCTGCAGAGAGCGGAGCACGGCATTGTCTTAGGCTTGGCACGCTTTGTTTGTGACAAGCTGCTTGCGAGCAGCAGCAGCTTGTCAGCCTCTGAGAACCTGCGGCTCACTCATGATTCTCTGCGCGAGAACTTCTTTGAGATCGACAGGCATTGCAGGGAGGGCCTTGTCGATGATGAAGGTTCAATGCAGAAGCTGGAGAGCGCAAAAATATTGATACAGTCAGTACTCCCCTATGATGCATGCAGTCAGACTAGCTGACTGGTGACGGGGAAGTTAGTTAACctggcaagtactccctccgttctaaattactcgtcgcagaaatggatgtatctagaactaaaatatatctagatacatccatacctgcgacaagtaattcggaacagagggagtacgttgATATATGGCAGTTGCCCTGGCATGTAGATATATGGCAGTTGGTTTCTTGATTCGAGACCCAGCTATCCTTTCACTTCGCCGCAGTTTGGGAAGGCGCCATGCAGTGCGTTATAGGCAAAGTATTTTGTTGCAGCTGTGTATGGTATCTACATGACAGAAATCGTTAATTGCACAAATCAAATAGCTGCGCCATCAGTAAAGGGCAACCCATATGTTTCTAGAACACCTGATATGTACTGTATGAGCATTAAGCTGCTGATTTGTTGGAACAAATCAACTTCTTTTAACATTGAATGAATCACTGTAATCATTGGTGTAACAATAGTATTACATATGTATAATCTCGGGATGTCTACACCCTACATTGAAACCTTGTACTACGAAGTTAGCGTGCCATACTTGTACGAAGTTATTGTGCTGGGTAATTTACCATTTGCCTTGGTTTTCAAAGACAGCTGGTTAATCTGCACTGCATGTCTGATCTGGGGCATGCAGGAAGTGGCATTGAGTCATGTTTCTTCGTGGTATGGTGTTGATCTTTGACTCTAGATTGTTGATCTTTTGCTGTAGTCTACAACTTTCCATAACCGTCCTGTTCTTCACGAGGTTCTACAGAAATGAGCTTGATCATGGCGGCAATAGGCATTCCAAGGAAGCCAAAGAGGATGCAGATGAGCCACTGGAGCTGGGTCAGCGGGGTGGTGTTGGCAAAGTCGCCCAGGAACTGGACCAGGATGAACTGGAAGACAACAGTGCCGGTGAGAACGCCCACGAAAATAGAGTTCTCCGACATTCCCTTCAGAACATTGATCTCCTCCATCTCCCTTGAGGTGACCTCATTGAACACCTACGGAGATGCAGATCAAAAAACGGAGCCATGAAGCACAAAAAAAATACTAACAAATTGTTTGATTCCGCTTGAACACGGTAAAAATAAAACAGAGATCCCAAAACCAAGAAATCACATCGTATTAATCCTCTGCAAGAAATTATCCACTTCGCTTGGCACTTCAGCTCAAATAACAATTATAACTATCACCATGCTACCTTCTCTCTTCACTGTTTTAATGATAATATTCAACCCATACGACACGATTTCCTTCCACTCTATctcgttctactccctccgttcggaaataagtGACGTGGTTTtacgttttagttcaaatttgaactaaagccACGTCATTTATTTCCGAATGGAGGGAATAGTACTTTAGAAGAAACGATGGTGAAAGAGGAGAGCATTTTACGAGAGCCGACATACCTGGCAGAAGacgaaggtgttgaatatgattgtATTTAGGACAGTATCAGCCTCGGAGCCTTCAAGCCCAAACACATATCTCCCTTGACTTTGTAGATACCAGAGGACGGTGAATTGGTACAACGACTGCCCCAGAATATTCCTCCACATTATGTTTGTGATGAACTTCCCTGTCCTTCCCACCGGTGCTTTCTCCATCAAATTATCGTTAGGCGGTTCGGTGGCAAGTGCCAGCGCACCTAGGGTGTCCATGATCATGTTGACCCAGAGAAGTTGAACAGCTGTCAGCGGCGCATCTCCTGGCATGAGATTACATAGTAGACCGTGAGATGGGAGACGTGTTGAAACCAACAATATCATGAGTAGGATATACCTGTAAAGCACGCGGAGGAGAAGTTGACTAGTAATGCAACAATATTAACAGTCAACTGGAACTGCACAAACTTTTGGATGTTGACGTAAACAGAGCGTCCCCATTTCGCAACAGTAACAATCGTGGAGAAGTTGTCATCCAGAATCACAACATCAGCGCTCTCTTTCGCCACCTGCGTAAATGCATAGAGCAATTTAAAGAAAAAATTACAGGGCAAATGCCTGCCAAAAACTTAGAAAAGGCTCTACCAACAACAGAAATTCAGATTATGCAGAACACATAAGTTATAATCTTCTACAATGGAGCCTCCCATAGTCCCACTACCCAGGAACCAGATAAATATTTTAATTTGGTTTCTAGATTCACCAGCAAATAATATTGACAAACCACAGAACAATAGCAAGTCAAACCATGTATATAGTTATAGTCCTAGGAATAATCCACACCCCACAGTTCCACTACATCTCAAAGCCAAACATCCCTTCATAACTTCATATAAAACCGGAGAAATGTATAGTATAATCCACGACATTTCAAGGCTATGTATGCATCACTCAGTGGTGTTATTACCTCAGTCCCTGCAACGCCCATGGCAAGTCCAATATCCGCCTCACGCAGCGCAGGTGCATCATTAGTGCCATCACCAGTCACAGCAACAACTTCATTGGAAGTTGTGCGCAAGTGCTTCACAAGTGCAAGCTTATCAAGTGGCGACGATCGGGCTAGCACCTTTAGTTGCACAAGACTGGCACATGAGAATTCACTAGATGGATAGACACTTGCAAAGCCAAGATAAAACAGAGGCATGACAAACCTGCATTTTGGGAATCAGCtcaaggagttctttgggtgttttCTCTCTGAACTCAGCACCTTCAATGGCAAGACCGCCATCAGTAAGTATACCACATTCACGAGCAATTGCCTTTGCTGTATTAATATTGTCCCCTGTAACCATTTTAACCGCAATGCCAGCAGACCGGCAACTTGCCACAGACTCCCTGACACCCGGACGCACAGGATCTTTAATACCAACAATGCCAATGAATGTGTATCCTTGCAGTGGTATTTCCTCTTGAGTAGAGCCATCTTCCAATCCCCTGTAAGCAAGGCATAGTGTACGAAGTGCTTCGCTAGAAAAGGTCTCGATGATATCATTGAGCATGTTGGCAGTTTTCTTGTCAAGGGGAACAACACTGCCGCTGCCGTCTATGAACTTATCACAGGCAGCCAATACTATTTCTGTAGCACCCTTACAATGTGCACGGTATCCTCCTCCTGGAAGCTCAAGAATAACAGTCATCCTCTTTTTTACTGAATTAAAAGGCTCCACCTTAACAATCTTAGTTTCCTGCCGTTTTTGTTTGTAGTTTCCACCTAATGACAGTGCAAATTCCAACAAAGCTGTCTCGGTAGGAGTACCAATTATATCTTGCTTTCCATTTTGGTCTACCACGACTTCACCACCAGTGTTGGTGAGTATGGATTCTAGAAGAGTTTCTACTGCAACTTCTGGGAGTTCTGAAGACAAACTAGAAGGAATCAGCGGATCGCTAACTTCCACGGTGTTCCCACAGATGCAGGCCTTAACAACAGTCATGCGATTGGACGTTAGTGTTCCTGTCTTGTCACTGCAAATGACTGTGGCTGATCCCATAGTTTCGCAGGCAGCCAATTGCCGGACCAGTGCCTTATCATtcatcatcttctccattgcatAGGCGAGGCTCAGTGTGACTGCCAATGGCAACCCCTCAGGCACAGCAACGACAACAATTGTAACCGCGACAGCAAAATGATTCAATATCTCTAAAACATCGTCTCCTGACCAGCTCAAAAGAAGCCCATCATGATATTTCTGGCCAATTAATTCTTGGGAGAGGACAACGAAAGTTAACACAGCAAAAAACAGGCCGATTTTACCGATAATATTTGCAACTCCACTAAGTTTAACCTGAAGCGGAGTTTCATCATTCCCACCTTCAGTGAGAGCAGCCATTAGCTTTCCCCATTGTGTCCGCATCCCGACCGATGTAACCAGCATTTGGCCAGACCCATCTAGGACTTTGGTCCCTGATgaaagaaaaggcttgtcttcatTTACATCGACAGGCTCACTCTCTCCAGTTAGACTGGACTCATCCAGCAACAGAGAAAACCCAGAAACAAAGACGCCATCTGCAGGAACCTGATCTC is drawn from Triticum dicoccoides isolate Atlit2015 ecotype Zavitan chromosome 4A, WEW_v2.0, whole genome shotgun sequence and contains these coding sequences:
- the LOC119286625 gene encoding calcium-transporting ATPase 3, plasma membrane-type-like isoform X1; amino-acid sequence: MHGGLLARPPQLAPFSGAASPPAALPCRRTPWARPGLGVSTATPRRPCRRNPCGAAKTERPDRRGFRFAAAGQLSSSSPPQREKLQVAAAASKAAVQLQNGLSLQSSQYVVPEDVRAAGFQIDADELTSIVESRDTERLTEHGQLDGIADKLATSLTDGISMREDLLVQREQIYGVNKFAESEPRSFWEFVWDALQDTTLIILAACAFVSLTVGIATEGWPNGSHDGIGIFASIILVVSVTATSDYQQSLQFRDLDKEKRKILVQVTRDGFRQRILIDDLLPGDVVHLAVGDQVPADGVFVSGFSLLLDESSLTGESEPVDVNEDKPFLSSGTKVLDGSGQMLVTSVGMRTQWGKLMAALTEGGNDETPLQVKLSGVANIIGKIGLFFAVLTFVVLSQELIGQKYHDGLLLSWSGDDVLEILNHFAVAVTIVVVAVPEGLPLAVTLSLAYAMEKMMNDKALVRQLAACETMGSATVICSDKTGTLTSNRMTVVKACICGNTVEVSDPLIPSSLSSELPEVAVETLLESILTNTGGEVVVDQNGKQDIIGTPTETALLEFALSLGGNYKQKRQETKIVKVEPFNSVKKRMTVILELPGGGYRAHCKGATEIVLAACDKFIDGSGSVVPLDKKTANMLNDIIETFSSEALRTLCLAYRGLEDGSTQEEIPLQGYTFIGIVGIKDPVRPGVRESVASCRSAGIAVKMVTGDNINTAKAIARECGILTDGGLAIEGAEFREKTPKELLELIPKMQVLARSSPLDKLALVKHLRTTSNEVVAVTGDGTNDAPALREADIGLAMGVAGTEVAKESADVVILDDNFSTIVTVAKWGRSVYVNIQKFVQFQLTVNIVALLVNFSSACFTGDAPLTAVQLLWVNMIMDTLGALALATEPPNDNLMEKAPVGRTGKFITNIMWRNILGQSLYQFTVLWYLQSQGRYVFGLEGSEADTVLNTIIFNTFVFCQVFNEVTSREMEEINVLKGMSENSIFVGVLTGTVVFQFILVQFLGDFANTTPLTQLQWLICILFGFLGMPIAAMIKLISVEPREEQDGYGKL
- the LOC119286625 gene encoding calcium-transporting ATPase 3, plasma membrane-type-like isoform X2 translates to MCSGLSLQSSQYVVPEDVRAAGFQIDADELTSIVESRDTERLTEHGQLDGIADKLATSLTDGISMREDLLVQREQIYGVNKFAESEPRSFWEFVWDALQDTTLIILAACAFVSLTVGIATEGWPNGSHDGIGIFASIILVVSVTATSDYQQSLQFRDLDKEKRKILVQVTRDGFRQRILIDDLLPGDVVHLAVGDQVPADGVFVSGFSLLLDESSLTGESEPVDVNEDKPFLSSGTKVLDGSGQMLVTSVGMRTQWGKLMAALTEGGNDETPLQVKLSGVANIIGKIGLFFAVLTFVVLSQELIGQKYHDGLLLSWSGDDVLEILNHFAVAVTIVVVAVPEGLPLAVTLSLAYAMEKMMNDKALVRQLAACETMGSATVICSDKTGTLTSNRMTVVKACICGNTVEVSDPLIPSSLSSELPEVAVETLLESILTNTGGEVVVDQNGKQDIIGTPTETALLEFALSLGGNYKQKRQETKIVKVEPFNSVKKRMTVILELPGGGYRAHCKGATEIVLAACDKFIDGSGSVVPLDKKTANMLNDIIETFSSEALRTLCLAYRGLEDGSTQEEIPLQGYTFIGIVGIKDPVRPGVRESVASCRSAGIAVKMVTGDNINTAKAIARECGILTDGGLAIEGAEFREKTPKELLELIPKMQVLARSSPLDKLALVKHLRTTSNEVVAVTGDGTNDAPALREADIGLAMGVAGTEVAKESADVVILDDNFSTIVTVAKWGRSVYVNIQKFVQFQLTVNIVALLVNFSSACFTGDAPLTAVQLLWVNMIMDTLGALALATEPPNDNLMEKAPVGRTGKFITNIMWRNILGQSLYQFTVLWYLQSQGRYVFGLEGSEADTVLNTIIFNTFVFCQVFNEVTSREMEEINVLKGMSENSIFVGVLTGTVVFQFILVQFLGDFANTTPLTQLQWLICILFGFLGMPIAAMIKLISVEPREEQDGYGKL